Proteins encoded by one window of Chondromyces crocatus:
- the mgtA gene encoding magnesium-translocating P-type ATPase, whose protein sequence is MECDPHRLCSLPLTEMLGRLGASPRGLTSDEARQRLARSGPNEPTGAKREGMVLQVLRRFANPLMGILLLASLVSAVLGDLANAALIVIMVALSVALDAFQTRRSHHAAERLRTQVAPTATALRDGSFQEIPRRDLVPGDVLKLTAGALVPADARLLEARDLHVQQAALTGESLPVEKQPDPGARQATNPVEMTHAVFIGSSVVSGTATAVVFATGADTAFGEIAHTLSKRPPPTEFERGTAQFGMFILRVVFFLVLFIVAVNAALRRDPLETLLFAVALAVGLTPEFLPMITTVTLAQGAVRMAREKVIVKNLAAIQNLGNIDVLCTDKTGTLTTGEMVLDAHLDPFGEPSERPLLLAYLNSYFESGVDNPLDEALLRRAKVNPLDAAVLRHEHPDIDGFAKIDEMPFDFERRRVSVVVERGGERLLVSKGAPEHILAVTTSFEHGGEVRPLEPEPRARCEATFRALSEQGFRVLAVAYRRVSSKPVYDREDERDLTLAGLLAFIDPPVSDAAELVGALREAGVSLKILTGDNELVAAHLCAQIQLDAGDIVVGAAIDRLDEPTLSHLVERTQVFARVSPAQKHRILRAFKARGHVVGYMGDGINDAPSLHAADVGISVAGAVDVAREAAEIVLLERSLRVLRSGILEGRKAFGNVMKYLLMGTSSNFGNMISMAGASLFLPFLPMRPTQILLNNFLYDLAQITIPTDNVDPSFVRRPRRWDIALIRRFMLFIGPLSSIYDFLTFYVLLRVFAAPAPLFHTGWFIESLATQTLVIFVIRTMGSSIESRPSRALTATTLGVVAVALALPYTPVAAPLGFVPMPPTFFLFLVGATLTYLALVEVVKRALFRRVFAEPPSPSRAA, encoded by the coding sequence ATGGAGTGTGATCCGCACCGGCTGTGCAGCTTGCCGCTGACGGAGATGCTCGGGCGACTCGGCGCCTCGCCTCGGGGGCTCACGAGCGACGAAGCGCGACAGCGCCTCGCTCGCTCGGGCCCCAACGAGCCCACGGGCGCGAAGCGGGAAGGGATGGTCCTCCAGGTACTTCGCCGCTTCGCCAACCCCCTCATGGGCATTCTTCTGCTCGCGAGCCTCGTCTCCGCGGTTCTGGGCGATCTGGCGAACGCTGCCCTCATCGTGATCATGGTGGCGCTGAGCGTCGCCCTGGACGCCTTCCAGACGCGACGGTCCCACCACGCGGCCGAGCGACTTCGTACGCAGGTCGCTCCCACGGCCACCGCGTTGCGGGACGGCTCCTTTCAGGAGATCCCCCGGCGTGACCTCGTCCCTGGTGACGTCCTCAAGCTCACGGCGGGCGCGCTCGTGCCCGCAGACGCCCGCCTCCTGGAAGCGAGGGACCTGCACGTCCAGCAAGCGGCGTTGACCGGGGAGTCCCTGCCCGTCGAGAAGCAGCCCGATCCTGGGGCGCGGCAGGCGACGAACCCGGTCGAGATGACCCACGCCGTGTTCATCGGCTCCTCGGTGGTGAGCGGCACAGCGACCGCGGTCGTGTTCGCGACCGGCGCCGACACCGCCTTCGGCGAGATCGCCCACACCCTGTCCAAGCGACCACCTCCGACCGAGTTCGAGCGCGGCACGGCGCAGTTCGGGATGTTCATCCTCCGGGTCGTCTTCTTCCTCGTCCTCTTCATCGTCGCGGTGAACGCCGCGCTCCGGCGAGACCCCCTCGAGACGCTGCTCTTCGCGGTCGCCCTCGCCGTCGGCCTCACCCCCGAGTTCCTGCCGATGATCACCACCGTCACCCTCGCGCAGGGGGCCGTGCGGATGGCGCGCGAGAAGGTCATCGTCAAGAACCTCGCGGCCATCCAGAACCTCGGCAACATCGACGTCCTCTGCACCGACAAGACGGGCACGCTCACCACCGGGGAGATGGTGCTCGACGCCCACCTCGATCCTTTCGGCGAACCCTCCGAGCGGCCGCTGCTCCTCGCCTACCTCAACAGCTACTTCGAGAGCGGGGTGGACAATCCCCTCGATGAAGCCCTGCTACGCCGCGCGAAGGTGAACCCGCTCGACGCCGCCGTGCTGCGGCACGAGCACCCCGACATCGACGGCTTCGCCAAGATCGACGAGATGCCGTTCGACTTCGAGCGCCGTCGCGTGAGCGTGGTCGTCGAGCGCGGTGGCGAGCGGCTGCTCGTGAGCAAGGGCGCCCCGGAGCACATCCTCGCCGTCACGACCTCCTTCGAGCACGGTGGCGAGGTGCGCCCGCTCGAACCCGAGCCCCGCGCCCGCTGTGAGGCCACCTTCCGAGCGCTCAGCGAGCAGGGCTTCCGCGTGCTCGCGGTCGCCTACCGTCGAGTGTCCTCGAAGCCGGTGTACGACCGCGAGGACGAGCGTGATCTCACCCTCGCCGGCCTGCTCGCCTTCATCGACCCGCCCGTCTCCGACGCGGCCGAGCTCGTGGGGGCCCTCCGTGAGGCGGGTGTCTCGCTGAAGATCCTGACGGGCGACAACGAGCTCGTCGCGGCGCACCTCTGCGCGCAGATCCAGCTCGACGCCGGCGACATCGTCGTCGGTGCAGCCATCGACCGCCTCGACGAGCCGACCCTCTCGCACCTCGTCGAGCGCACCCAGGTCTTCGCGCGCGTCTCCCCCGCGCAGAAGCACCGCATCCTCCGCGCGTTCAAGGCCCGTGGCCACGTGGTCGGCTACATGGGCGACGGCATCAACGACGCCCCCTCCCTCCACGCCGCCGACGTCGGCATCTCCGTGGCTGGCGCCGTCGACGTGGCCCGGGAGGCCGCGGAGATCGTGTTGCTCGAACGGAGCTTGCGGGTACTCCGCTCCGGCATCCTCGAAGGCCGGAAGGCCTTCGGCAACGTCATGAAGTACCTGCTCATGGGCACCAGCTCGAACTTCGGCAACATGATCAGCATGGCCGGCGCCTCGCTCTTCTTGCCCTTCCTGCCGATGCGCCCCACCCAGATCCTGCTGAACAACTTCCTCTACGACCTCGCGCAGATCACGATCCCCACGGACAACGTCGACCCGAGCTTCGTCCGTCGGCCGAGGCGATGGGACATCGCGCTCATCCGGCGCTTCATGCTGTTCATCGGCCCGCTCAGCTCGATCTACGATTTTCTCACCTTCTACGTACTGCTCCGCGTCTTCGCGGCCCCAGCGCCTCTCTTCCACACGGGCTGGTTCATCGAGTCGCTGGCGACGCAGACGCTGGTGATCTTCGTCATCCGCACCATGGGGAGTTCGATCGAGAGCCGCCCGAGCCGAGCCCTCACCGCGACGACCCTGGGCGTCGTGGCCGTCGCCCTGGCGCTGCCCTACACCCCCGTGGCGGCGCCGCTCGGCTTCGTGCCGATGCCGCCGACCTTCTTCCTGTTCCTCGTCGGCGCGACGCTGACCTACCTCGCCCTCGTCGAGGTGGTCAAACGCGCCCTGTTTCGCCGCGTGTTCGCTGAGCCTCCCTCGCCCTCGCGCGCAGCCTGA
- a CDS encoding SH3 domain-containing protein, protein MSFEVASPFDRSITLVALEDAAERDALPAFRRMLLEHAAQLPPGAPSRLVFEGLAAALLLDLALLRAHPSTLLSALYARCAFHGQVSFATPSAPDARLLPAWGSGPLAELAQRWRVERARTRPTSGWVRALLPPPHRAGGPLLAEMGAAGSHELLGVTDEGHVLVGPPPPARRGPIQRWILSEGALSEATMADLAAVASRAPPLTVVTHAWQSAALHDATTGALHAPLDLPEGGNPGSWSFSPDGSLCALAGCGDEYSFGFVRLYETATGRLVRDWETPRPIWSTPVFAPSGRLLLTASERGLLLHHLDTGAEELLATHHAQRAVLSRDEKTLVTTDGITLRVWRLDTLRTEGLPPDPPPGELAFSPNGERLVRGDWLCDGVTGLRLGRLPLHRAPALEGGPPRNAFLCGDQRILFLDGDVRVWSAHDGSSIASRIDASRSDRSVYGQSDLIAFTPDGLRYAAASEHRARVHVHDTDTGALVGAFDAGLRDLRCLALSPDGQRLAAGTKTGQVVVWSAATGERLVTLPGHETCVTDLAFSQDARLLVSAGDDEALRLWDLSTGALRLERPLDARDPAYRTVAAPSTSDQVVTRRSWTATPEALRALSGWGDFPGPSVGRYAVDGLPGATCFIERETGRHLAVFPGGGSWRMHPEGDVWASRSAHVIVEAPHTTTETAKVLARYTPSRPDPISFRLGDPVQLDGRDDLWEGNRWVWATNAGGHGGWIPPQAVVPAEEGAGHWIARRDYSARELDVHPGDRLDILRRELGWCWCRTAQGDCGWIPERDLQTDA, encoded by the coding sequence ATGTCGTTCGAGGTAGCGTCTCCCTTCGATCGCTCGATCACCCTCGTCGCCCTCGAGGACGCTGCCGAGCGCGACGCGCTCCCAGCATTCCGTCGCATGCTTCTCGAACACGCCGCGCAGCTCCCACCGGGAGCACCTTCACGGCTCGTGTTCGAGGGGCTCGCCGCGGCGCTCCTCCTCGATCTCGCCCTCCTCCGCGCTCACCCGAGCACGCTCCTCTCCGCGCTCTACGCCCGCTGCGCCTTCCACGGGCAGGTCTCCTTCGCCACACCGAGCGCGCCGGATGCGCGTCTATTGCCGGCCTGGGGCAGCGGCCCTCTCGCGGAGCTCGCGCAGCGCTGGCGCGTCGAGCGTGCGCGCACGCGACCCACGTCGGGCTGGGTCCGCGCGCTCCTCCCGCCGCCTCATCGCGCAGGCGGCCCGCTGCTCGCCGAGATGGGCGCTGCGGGATCGCACGAGCTTCTGGGGGTGACCGACGAAGGTCACGTCCTCGTCGGGCCACCGCCTCCCGCTCGGCGAGGTCCCATCCAGCGGTGGATCCTCTCCGAAGGCGCCCTCTCCGAAGCCACGATGGCCGACCTCGCCGCCGTCGCGTCGCGAGCGCCCCCCCTGACCGTCGTCACGCACGCCTGGCAGAGTGCGGCCTTGCACGACGCGACCACGGGCGCACTCCACGCTCCCCTCGACCTCCCCGAGGGCGGCAACCCCGGCTCCTGGAGCTTCTCTCCCGACGGCTCTCTGTGCGCCCTCGCTGGCTGCGGCGATGAGTATTCCTTCGGCTTCGTGCGCCTCTACGAGACCGCGACCGGGCGTCTCGTCCGCGACTGGGAGACTCCGAGGCCCATCTGGAGCACCCCCGTCTTCGCGCCCTCCGGGCGCCTGCTGCTCACCGCGAGCGAGCGAGGTCTCTTGCTCCACCACCTCGACACCGGCGCCGAGGAGCTGCTCGCCACCCACCATGCCCAGCGCGCCGTCCTCTCTCGAGACGAGAAAACCCTGGTCACCACCGACGGCATCACCCTGCGCGTCTGGCGTCTGGACACCCTGCGCACGGAGGGCCTCCCGCCGGATCCTCCGCCAGGCGAGCTGGCCTTCTCGCCAAATGGCGAGCGCCTCGTCCGAGGTGACTGGCTCTGTGACGGCGTGACCGGACTTCGCCTGGGCCGCCTCCCTCTCCACCGCGCGCCTGCCCTGGAAGGCGGACCTCCCCGGAACGCCTTCCTGTGCGGTGACCAGCGCATCCTCTTCCTGGATGGCGACGTGCGGGTCTGGAGCGCGCACGATGGTTCTTCCATCGCCTCCCGCATCGATGCCTCGCGCAGCGACCGCTCGGTCTACGGCCAGAGCGACCTGATCGCCTTCACGCCCGACGGCCTGCGCTACGCCGCCGCGAGCGAGCACCGTGCCCGCGTCCACGTGCATGACACCGACACCGGCGCCCTCGTCGGCGCCTTCGACGCAGGTCTGCGCGATCTTCGATGCCTCGCGCTGTCCCCGGACGGCCAGCGCCTGGCCGCCGGGACGAAGACCGGCCAGGTCGTGGTGTGGAGCGCGGCGACGGGCGAGCGCCTGGTCACCCTCCCGGGCCACGAGACCTGCGTGACCGATCTCGCGTTCTCGCAGGACGCTCGGCTCCTCGTCTCGGCGGGCGACGACGAAGCCTTGCGCCTCTGGGACCTCTCGACCGGCGCGCTCCGCCTCGAACGACCCCTCGACGCCCGCGACCCCGCCTACCGGACGGTCGCTGCGCCGAGCACCAGCGACCAGGTCGTCACGCGACGCTCCTGGACCGCCACCCCGGAAGCGCTCCGTGCCCTTTCCGGCTGGGGGGATTTCCCGGGCCCGAGCGTGGGCCGGTATGCCGTCGATGGGCTCCCAGGCGCCACCTGCTTCATCGAGCGGGAGACGGGCCGTCACCTCGCCGTCTTCCCTGGCGGAGGCTCATGGCGCATGCATCCGGAAGGTGACGTCTGGGCCAGCCGCTCGGCCCACGTGATCGTCGAAGCGCCGCACACGACGACCGAGACCGCCAAGGTCCTCGCGCGCTACACGCCCTCACGACCCGACCCGATCTCCTTCCGCCTCGGTGACCCCGTGCAGCTCGACGGCCGAGACGATCTCTGGGAGGGCAACCGCTGGGTCTGGGCCACGAACGCAGGCGGCCACGGCGGCTGGATCCCTCCCCAGGCCGTCGTGCCCGCCGAGGAGGGCGCTGGCCACTGGATCGCCCGGCGCGACTACTCGGCGCGCGAGCTGGACGTCCACCCCGGCGACCGCCTCGACATCCTCCGCCGTGAGCTGGGCTGGTGCTGGTGTCGCACCGCGCAAGGCGACTGCGGGTGGATCCCCGAGCGAGATCTCCAGACGGACGCCTGA
- a CDS encoding serine/threonine-protein kinase, which yields MRCPHCARRLPARSEAACPVHPDAVAAHAAQTVRLTDTPSTAKVSRAAAAIQAVMAAAAQEEDDTATASEPEPTIPGFQLEALIGEGGFARVHAARRMHDGRAVAIKVARRPGEVRMQREIVALSRLAPPLVPELLGSGRTAGGRPYLVLERLAGRSLADWMASLPGTGSAAPSDALAIVTALGEALDAAHDVGVVHRDVKPENTWMREDGGVTLLDFGLVTGTAALGPKVTRPGEVLGTSIYMAPEQCLGLDTTGPSADVYALGVVTFELLTGRPPFVGAPPIVRRAHVLQSPQAPSSLAPLPSAIDGVVLQCLAKDPLERPRRASELGPQLRTALHGWFENQSGRRAWAQAGT from the coding sequence ATGCGCTGCCCCCATTGCGCTCGCCGCCTCCCCGCTCGATCCGAGGCCGCGTGTCCCGTACACCCGGATGCCGTCGCCGCCCACGCAGCGCAGACCGTCCGGCTCACGGACACGCCCTCGACCGCGAAGGTCTCACGCGCCGCCGCTGCCATCCAGGCCGTCATGGCGGCCGCAGCCCAAGAAGAAGACGACACCGCGACCGCCTCGGAGCCCGAGCCGACCATCCCCGGCTTCCAGCTCGAGGCCTTGATTGGCGAGGGCGGCTTCGCCCGCGTACACGCGGCCCGGCGGATGCACGACGGCCGCGCCGTGGCGATCAAGGTGGCGCGCCGTCCCGGTGAAGTGCGAATGCAGCGCGAAATCGTCGCTTTGAGCCGCCTCGCCCCGCCCCTCGTGCCCGAGCTGCTCGGCAGCGGGCGCACCGCTGGCGGGCGCCCCTACCTGGTGCTGGAGCGCCTCGCGGGTCGCTCTCTCGCCGACTGGATGGCGAGCTTACCCGGCACGGGCAGCGCCGCGCCATCGGACGCGCTGGCGATCGTGACTGCCCTTGGCGAGGCGCTCGACGCAGCCCACGACGTCGGCGTCGTCCACCGCGATGTGAAGCCTGAAAACACATGGATGCGCGAGGACGGCGGCGTCACGCTCCTCGACTTCGGTCTGGTCACGGGCACGGCGGCGCTGGGCCCCAAGGTGACCCGCCCTGGCGAGGTGCTCGGGACGTCGATCTACATGGCCCCCGAGCAATGCCTCGGCCTCGACACGACCGGACCGTCGGCGGACGTGTATGCGCTGGGTGTGGTGACGTTCGAGCTGCTGACGGGCCGCCCACCGTTCGTCGGGGCGCCGCCGATCGTGCGCCGGGCGCACGTGTTGCAGTCGCCCCAGGCGCCTTCGTCGCTCGCGCCACTCCCGAGCGCCATCGACGGGGTGGTGCTGCAGTGTCTCGCCAAGGACCCGCTGGAGCGACCGCGCCGCGCGAGCGAGCTGGGTCCGCAGCTCCGGACGGCGCTCCATGGATGGTTCGAGAATCAGAGCGGACGACGCGCCTGGGCGCAGGCGGGGACGTGA
- a CDS encoding MBL fold metallo-hydrolase, with protein sequence MKETSKSRPWVRRVLKWLGVLAALAVVGMLVDGWRAFGRRADGARKARMERSPQWKGGKFENPQPLRNDFWLMMRGMMNVSPHATPSTPLPTVAVDPARFQTPPESGLRVTWLGHSTMLVEIDGHRVLTDPVWAERASPFGWIGPKRWYAPLIALDALPPIDVVVISHDHFDHLDDATISAMKGWGTTFVVPLGIGADLAYWGIPEDRIVELDWWERTKVRGLEVVCTPARHASGRAVFDSGQNLWGGFAFLGDRNRVYYSGDTGLFPAMKEIGERLGPFDLTMLETGAYYKAWPDWHMGPEQAVVAHQMVQGKVMLPVHWGLFNLAFHGWTEPVERVLAAAGRAGVTVATPKPGQAFEPTALGELGRWWPDLPWETAEQSPVVSSHVSFEAPVPALP encoded by the coding sequence ATGAAAGAGACGAGCAAGTCACGGCCATGGGTTCGTCGGGTCCTCAAATGGCTCGGGGTGCTGGCGGCGCTCGCCGTCGTCGGCATGCTCGTCGATGGCTGGCGCGCGTTCGGGCGCCGCGCCGATGGGGCGCGGAAGGCACGGATGGAGCGCTCGCCGCAGTGGAAGGGCGGGAAGTTCGAGAACCCGCAGCCGCTCCGCAACGACTTCTGGCTGATGATGCGGGGAATGATGAACGTCAGCCCGCACGCGACGCCCTCGACGCCGCTGCCCACGGTGGCGGTGGATCCTGCGCGGTTCCAGACGCCTCCGGAGAGCGGGTTGCGGGTCACCTGGCTCGGGCACTCGACGATGCTGGTCGAGATCGATGGGCACCGGGTGCTCACCGATCCGGTGTGGGCCGAGCGGGCGTCGCCGTTCGGGTGGATCGGGCCGAAGCGCTGGTACGCGCCGCTGATCGCGCTCGATGCGCTGCCGCCGATCGATGTGGTGGTGATCTCGCACGACCACTTCGATCACCTCGACGACGCGACCATCTCGGCAATGAAGGGCTGGGGTACGACGTTCGTGGTGCCGCTGGGGATCGGCGCCGATCTGGCCTACTGGGGGATCCCGGAGGACCGGATCGTGGAGCTGGACTGGTGGGAGCGAACGAAGGTCCGAGGGCTGGAGGTGGTGTGCACGCCCGCGCGGCACGCTTCGGGGCGGGCGGTCTTCGACAGTGGGCAGAACCTGTGGGGCGGCTTCGCATTCCTCGGGGATCGGAACCGCGTCTACTACTCGGGGGACACGGGGCTGTTCCCGGCAATGAAGGAGATCGGGGAGCGCCTCGGGCCGTTCGATCTGACGATGCTGGAGACGGGCGCCTACTACAAGGCGTGGCCCGACTGGCACATGGGGCCGGAGCAAGCGGTGGTGGCGCACCAGATGGTCCAGGGGAAGGTGATGCTGCCGGTGCACTGGGGGCTGTTCAACCTGGCGTTCCACGGCTGGACCGAGCCGGTGGAGCGGGTGCTCGCGGCGGCGGGGCGCGCAGGGGTGACGGTGGCGACGCCGAAGCCTGGGCAGGCGTTCGAGCCCACGGCGCTCGGGGAGCTGGGCCGGTGGTGGCCCGATCTGCCGTGGGAAACGGCGGAGCAGAGCCCGGTGGTGTCGAGCCACGTGTCGTTCGAGGCGCCCGTACCGGCGCTGCCGTGA
- a CDS encoding TetR/AcrR family transcriptional regulator C-terminal domain-containing protein has product MRIQKDQIVQAALTLLDEEGIEGVTMRKLAQKLNIQAPSLYWHFPNKLSLVEGLADALIEPVGRTVKPRVKWETTLTTLACELRRALLARRDGARVFAGTYMVTENVLRVSEVAMAALRKGGASNRVAAWGTFALFHYVIGFTVEEQALDPRSNPDLGDLSRRRAEFQTFSPASFPTVLDALDDIFDEDHEARFLFGLKSFIAGVKSNL; this is encoded by the coding sequence ATGCGCATCCAGAAAGACCAGATCGTGCAGGCCGCCCTCACCTTGCTGGACGAGGAGGGCATCGAGGGCGTCACCATGCGCAAGCTCGCCCAGAAGCTGAACATCCAGGCGCCCTCGCTCTACTGGCATTTCCCGAACAAGCTGTCGCTCGTCGAGGGCCTCGCCGACGCCTTGATCGAGCCCGTGGGGCGCACGGTGAAGCCCAGGGTGAAGTGGGAGACCACGCTCACGACGCTGGCCTGCGAGCTGCGGCGGGCGCTCCTCGCCCGGCGTGATGGCGCGCGCGTCTTCGCTGGTACCTACATGGTGACCGAGAACGTGCTGCGCGTGAGCGAGGTGGCGATGGCGGCCTTGCGCAAGGGCGGCGCGTCGAACCGTGTGGCCGCGTGGGGCACCTTCGCGCTGTTCCACTACGTGATCGGCTTCACCGTCGAGGAACAAGCCCTCGATCCGCGCTCGAACCCCGACCTCGGCGATCTGTCGCGACGCCGCGCCGAGTTCCAGACCTTCTCACCTGCCAGCTTCCCGACGGTGCTCGACGCGCTCGACGACATCTTCGACGAGGACCACGAAGCGCGCTTTCTGTTCGGCCTGAAGAGCTTCATCGCCGGCGTGAAGAGCAACCTGTAG
- a CDS encoding FAD-dependent monooxygenase, which translates to MKRVEVDVAIAGGGPVGLMLACELSLAGVKVSVFERREARVKQSRALTLHPRSLEILALRGIAERFMARGRPLPSAHYAALDTRLDLAALDTTFGWTLILPQTLTEELLEARALELGVGIHRAHRVTGLQQDDEGVSIEGSCPEGAFHARSRFAVGADGARSAVRTLAEIPFPGTEATMSVLLGDVVLSEPPSAPAVVRVGAEGTLLMMPLGDGVHHRIVVCDPDRLRVPLSEPVTLEELSVATRKVMGSDYGMKSPFWLSRFGNETRIASTYRQGRVFLAGDAAHIHLPAGGQGLNVGLQDAMNLGWKLCGVLQGLAPASLLDTYHRERHPVGQRLIQDTLSQSALFFGFHREGLALREVVARLLRVPEANRVLAEQIAALDVAYPEAVLPAPPGMEAPPELVGRRLRDLPLPSGDGTRRSLYELLHDGKWLLIRRPGAPTATSRAPRAELPGAWARWTSVVVADLPGEPAALRGGSAVLIRPDGRIGFVAR; encoded by the coding sequence ATGAAACGAGTCGAGGTGGACGTCGCCATCGCTGGCGGCGGGCCCGTGGGGCTGATGCTTGCCTGCGAGCTGTCGTTGGCGGGGGTGAAGGTTTCGGTCTTCGAGCGGCGGGAAGCGCGGGTGAAGCAGTCGAGGGCCCTGACGCTGCACCCGCGATCGCTGGAGATTCTCGCGCTCCGAGGCATTGCCGAGCGATTCATGGCGCGTGGGCGCCCGCTGCCTTCGGCGCATTATGCGGCCCTCGACACGCGGCTCGATCTCGCGGCCCTGGACACGACCTTCGGGTGGACGTTGATCCTCCCCCAGACCCTCACCGAGGAACTACTGGAAGCGCGCGCCCTGGAGCTGGGGGTGGGGATCCACCGGGCGCACCGGGTCACCGGGCTCCAGCAGGACGACGAGGGGGTGTCGATCGAAGGGAGCTGCCCGGAGGGGGCGTTTCACGCGAGGTCTCGGTTCGCGGTCGGCGCGGATGGCGCGCGGAGCGCCGTGCGCACGCTGGCGGAGATCCCCTTTCCGGGGACGGAGGCGACGATGAGCGTCCTCCTGGGGGACGTGGTGCTCTCCGAGCCCCCTTCGGCGCCGGCGGTGGTGCGGGTGGGCGCCGAAGGGACGCTCCTGATGATGCCGCTGGGCGATGGCGTGCACCACCGGATCGTGGTGTGCGACCCGGATCGGTTGCGGGTCCCGCTGTCCGAGCCGGTGACGCTGGAGGAACTCTCGGTCGCGACGCGCAAGGTGATGGGCAGCGATTACGGGATGAAATCACCCTTCTGGCTGTCGCGCTTCGGGAACGAGACGCGCATTGCATCGACCTATCGTCAAGGGCGGGTCTTTCTCGCCGGCGATGCGGCGCACATTCACTTGCCTGCCGGGGGGCAGGGGCTGAACGTGGGGCTGCAGGATGCGATGAACCTCGGCTGGAAGCTCTGCGGGGTGCTTCAGGGGCTCGCGCCGGCGTCGCTGCTCGACACCTACCATCGGGAGCGGCACCCGGTCGGGCAGCGGCTCATCCAGGATACCCTGAGCCAGTCGGCGCTGTTCTTCGGGTTCCACCGGGAGGGGCTCGCGCTGCGGGAGGTGGTGGCGAGGCTGCTCCGGGTCCCCGAGGCGAACCGGGTGCTCGCCGAGCAGATCGCCGCCCTCGACGTGGCGTATCCAGAGGCGGTGCTGCCTGCGCCGCCCGGGATGGAGGCGCCTCCGGAACTCGTGGGGAGGCGCCTGCGCGATCTGCCCCTCCCGTCCGGCGACGGGACGCGCCGTTCCCTCTACGAGCTCCTGCACGATGGGAAGTGGCTGTTGATCCGCAGGCCGGGGGCGCCGACGGCCACGTCAAGGGCACCGCGCGCCGAGCTTCCCGGAGCGTGGGCGCGCTGGACGTCCGTGGTCGTCGCAGACCTGCCCGGGGAGCCAGCGGCCCTGCGCGGGGGCTCGGCCGTGCTGATACGTCCGGATGGGAGGATCGGCTTCGTGGCGCGCTGA
- a CDS encoding TetR/AcrR family transcriptional regulator, which translates to MTRDARSKPSTAEPRQRQLLEAALGVFIRYGFRKTSMDEVARAAQVSRQGLYLHFATKEELFRATLQHAFETALEEALGRLGDESAPLHERLTGAFDAWIGRYVGVFGADAADLNEASKALGGASVSDHEKSLLDAVAKVLRASGLVAAYRPAGITARQLAETLNATGIGLKHRVATRAEFVEGMRIAARAVCLSLERS; encoded by the coding sequence ATGACACGGGACGCACGCTCGAAACCTTCCACGGCCGAACCGCGCCAGCGCCAGCTCCTCGAAGCGGCGCTGGGCGTCTTCATCCGGTACGGCTTCAGGAAGACGTCGATGGACGAGGTGGCCCGCGCAGCGCAGGTGTCACGGCAAGGGCTGTACCTGCATTTCGCGACCAAGGAGGAGCTGTTCCGGGCGACCCTCCAGCACGCCTTCGAGACGGCGCTGGAGGAGGCGCTCGGACGCCTCGGAGACGAGTCCGCACCGCTCCACGAGCGGCTCACGGGCGCGTTCGATGCGTGGATCGGCCGGTACGTCGGGGTTTTCGGGGCCGACGCGGCGGATCTGAACGAGGCGAGCAAGGCGCTCGGCGGCGCGTCGGTGAGCGATCACGAGAAGAGCCTCCTCGACGCGGTGGCGAAGGTGCTCCGCGCGTCGGGGCTCGTGGCGGCGTACCGGCCGGCCGGGATCACGGCGCGCCAGCTCGCAGAGACGCTGAACGCGACAGGGATCGGGTTGAAGCACCGCGTCGCGACGCGCGCGGAGTTCGTCGAGGGAATGCGCATCGCGGCGCGCGCGGTGTGCCTGTCACTGGAGAGGTCATGA